The genomic stretch TCTCGCGCTGCTCGCATCTTATTAGATTTTCTCAGGAAGCCCCTGCAAGATGCCGATTGGAGATAGCTAAGGTCTGGCTGTTCACTTGATAGATTCTGTCCGCACGCTCGTCCTTTCCTCGTGGCGAAACTGCAATCCCATCTTCAAGCAGCTTTGCGCGTCTAATCTCGGCGATACAAGCCGCCACAAAATTCAGCTCTGGTTCGTAATCAGTCCAGCTCATGCATGCGGCCATTGGCAAGGATAGAGTATTGTCGGCGTAGTGGCGTTGTTGCGGCTTCTCCCTACGAATTACAAAGTTGGAGGGGCGGCTCGCGGACGCCTTCCCCTTACCCACCTTTCGCAACGCTATCTGGGTACCCATGGTGTCTTGCCGCTTTGAATTCTAGGCACTCCCTTTGTCATCCGTCAGCTTTCGTACACATTACCATAGAAGTCAGAACAAGGCTACGAAGCATAACTGAGGCACGGCAACCTGAGCCATTGGAAGCGCCATCGTAAGCGATACAACTACCCGAAGAGTCCTTAACTACACTATCAATTCTCATATTCCAACCTCATTTTCACATCGCCTAAAAATGCATATCTCATCATGCTGGGGTGAAGACTACAGCTATTCGCCACGCCGGCACTATATCCTACAGCGAGCTAGCCCCTTCTCCACGAACACACGCACGGGCGCCGTGCCTGCTTCGGTGACGGTCTACTAACGAGCCGCTTGATCTCGACCTCGCCTGTCAACTAGTCGGCGCCGCACCAGGTGGATGCGCCGATGGTAATGTCGATTGCAGCCACGGAGAAGATGGAAAAGCTACATTAATGTCAATGGCGCCCTGCACTTCAGATCCAGTCTGTCGGTACCAGGTTCCCTATTCACGTTGTATGCCCGCAAATAGCAACTATGAGGCTTGCTGATGTTGCTGTAAGCGCGCTCGCTGCTGCTTCCCTGTCaagcgcctttgagccccCCAACTTCAATGTGACCGAAGCACTATCTGCGCGCGGAGTCAACATCAAGGCTGTCCCCGGTTTGGCGGACTTGGTGGGGCAGTCTTCGCCCAAAGCCTGCTCGGTAGCCGTAAGTCTCCTGAAATAGATGATCGTCGCGAAGAGACCCAATGTTTATGTCGAATCTAGTGTAGTGCTCTCCAAATTGCCTTTGGGAACAGCAGCGTGCTATCGGAAGGAACTCCGACATACGATAACTTCACCAGCGAGTATTGGGCCGCCCAGCAAGTCGCCGTCAATCCTTTTTGTGTCTTCAAACCGGGAAATGCGGTGCAGGTCTCGGCTGTCGTCTTGCTATCTCGACTCACACAATGTCCATTTGCCGTAAAAGGAGGTGGTCATGCTGCGTTTGCGGGTGGATCGAGCATTGAAGGCGGTATCACGATTGCACTGGAGAAGCTGAATGAGAAGACGCTGTCGTCGGATAAGAAGATTGCATCCATTGGACCTGGAAATATTTGGGGTGATGTCTACCCCTGGATTGAGCAATATGGACTTGAAGTTCCAGGTGGGCGGGTAAGTCACTGTCTACTTTGTCTTGTTTCGACCTGCGAGAAAAGAGTATATTCTGACTTGGGGTAGATTTCGTCGGTCGGCGTCTCTGGACTGACTCTCGGAGGGGGCATCTCCCACTATGCCAATGCACGCGGATGGGCCTGCGACAACGTCGATTCGTTCGATGTCGTCACTGCCTCGGCTATCATCGTAACCGCAAGTTCTACTGAAAACCCAGACCTTTACTGGGCTCTGCGAGGAGGCGGCAACAACTTTGGCATTGTGACTAAACTCAACATGAGGACGTTTGTGCAAGGTCCAATGTGGGGAGGGCAACGCGCCCATACTGAAGACCAGTGGGATAAAGTCTACACGGCCTACTACAACTACGCGACAAATGCTGGCAAAGACACCAAGCAAGCTCAGATTGTCTCATTTGCGCTCCAGAACGGGATGAAGATTGCAGCCGAGGACCTGGAATATTCCGATCCCACCCCATGGCCACCCGTCTTCGATGAATGGAAAGCTATCCCAGCCATATTCGATCAAACCGCTGTTGCCAACATGTCGACTTTGGCGAACACACTAGGCGCCGGAGCTCCGAATGGTATCCAAGAAACGTACTGGGATCGCACCTTCAAGGTCGACAAGGACATATTCAAGTCCTTCATCGACATCTTTTTCGACATGCTTCCCGTGATTGAAGACGCTGCGGGAATCCTACCTGTTCTCTCATTCCAAGCAATTACAGTTCCGGCTATGCAACAAATGCAACAGGACGGTGGAAACGCACTCGGCCTCAACCCTGATGACGGCCCAATTTTTATCGCCAACCTTGCCATTATGTGGACGAACGTCGCGGACAACAAGCGCATCATGTCTTTTAGCAACAGTTTGTACAAACGTCTCGTCGAAGAAGCAGCGAAGAAAGATCTCAATAGCGATTACATCTACATGAACTATGCGTCGCCATATCAAGATGTTATTGGCAGCTATGGAGCTGCGAATAAGCAGAAGTTAAAGGACATTGCTAACAAGTACGATCCCACAGGCGTATTCCAGAAGCTGCAGCCTGGATACTTCAAACTTGAGGGCACTCCGTATGGCACATTTTCTGCATAGAGCTTAATAGAGTAATGTTTATGTTGTGCAGTACTACGTTGGATATCATGTGATTCGTGTGACCTCTTTCCTAGTGTGGTAAGACGATGTGTGTTAATGGTGTTATTTGTCGCTGCAGCAATGCGATTGAAAAAAGCTTCAACTTCACGCATATGATGGAACTCAAGAATCTTACATGCCGATCGATGGTTGAGTATATCCGTAACTATGGATCGGCTAGTCGAGTCCCATCGCAGCTTCTCGAACCTCAGCTCTTGTAGTCAAGAAGCTGAAGCGGACGCAACGCCATCATGCAAGCTGTGCCAAGTAATAATCAGCTGGAACCGGGCGAAACCTGCAGGCATAGCCGAGTAATATCAATATAACGAATAAATACGCCTGCATGAGCCAAGGTCGTGACGGCGGTTGACGTCGTGAGGTGAGGCTGCCAAGTGAGGTGGCCAGTGCGCTAGTCCAAGCTTGTCGCTGCCTCTAGGTCTTTTTGTCCGCTCGCAACCTTCGACCATCAACCTCACCCATCCGAGTCGCACGCAAGCTGCTGAAGCCCCAGTTTGTTAGTACTCCTCCCCATCTCTACGCGACAACCGACAGTTACAAAATGTCTCGCGGCGGCGGCACTACGCTCTACGTCACCGGCTTCGGCCACGGCACGCGCGCTCGCGACCTTGCCTACGAGTTCGAGCGGTATGTCCCCCAAGGCTTCGTCCCAGTCCGATGACCTCGCATCGTTGTTTCCCAATTCAGTCTCCGATTTTCCGATACTCCACCCTCTGTCATTCCGCCCAGCAGCTGTTCTGGCAGCTTGCTCGCGCGACGCCgcttcctctccttctccatATCCCTGCGCACCGACTTGCACCTCCCCGTCTTTCGATACGAAGAAGCAATTCTGACCAACCTAAAGCTATGGCCGCCTTGTCCGCTGCGACATTCCAGCCCCCCGTTCGGCATCGTCTAGACTGTGAGTTAGCCTTTGACCTAGGCAAACGACCCGGGCTCTAACAGGCCAGCAGCTTTGCGTTCGTAGAGTATGAGTCTCGTCGTGATGCCGATGACGCATACCATGAGATGCACAACAAGCGCATCGGACGCGACGACTTGTTGAAGATTGAGGCAAGTTTGGCTGTTCTTGATGACGTGTGTTTAGCTAACAAGCCGTAGTGGGCCCGTACTCCTCCATCGGCATCATGGCGATTCGACTCCGGTCGTGACCGTCCCCGTGGTGAGCGTTCGGAGCGTGGCGGTGACCGTGGCGACCGATCCGACCGCGGAGATCGTGCGGACCGTGGTGTTCGCTCCCCTAGGCGTCGCAGCCCGTCTCCTCGTCGCGAGCGTGGTGCTTCCCCTCGCAAAGATGAACGTCGCGACCGCGATTACGACCGCCGTGATCGCGACCGATCCAGGAGCCCCATCGATGGCGACCGCGAGATGAAGGATGTGCGTGATCGCGAAGATGATCGTGGCGATCGCGACCGCGGTGACCGTGACGACCGGCGTGACCGCGACCGCGCTGCCGACCCGGCCGGCGAAGTGAAAAGTGAGCCCTCCGACCCCCATGACGACGAATGATTCTGATCAACATCAAGCTGTCGAGTCTCCCCCTCCACCAGTGCACGAGGATCTGGATGTGGCCGAGTAGAGGTGAGGCTGCCATGCATCCCGCAGGCAGTGTCTGTCTGCGCCACTGTCTACACAAGGCCAGTATTGACACGAGTGCTATCAAAATTGCTACAGCACGGTGTTTTGTTGAAGGAGAGAGGGATTTGGGTTTTGTTACGTCTATTAGTGGAGGCTAGATTTACTTCTATGTCCTGCCACGACATTAATGCATCAGCAGTCGAAAAGCTCGGTACGGATTCTCTTTGGCGAACGGTTACGGCGATTATATTCGATTCGGTTTGTCGCCTTGTTTCGGTCGATCGGTCGATGTCGATACGGTTCGAGTTCCTTGCGTCCTGTACACTATTCGGTCGGTCCGTAGCACGTCGAACACTTCCACCTCCCTTTCCCCTTCGATGCCTCCCGATCTCACGTTTACGCTATTTCCTCGACGCCCACTCCCAACGCGAACATATAAAACAAAGGTTTGTGTACTCAGATTATATAGATTTCCATTGTGATTGTGACACCATGCTCACGTATACTGCCGCTTGCGAGCACATGCTTTGATAATACAACATGTTCAACTAATGTTATTGAATGTCGTCATTGGTGATGTCCGTTTGATGTGAATAAAGCGATTCCGAATGCGATGTCAAGGTGCAGTGTCCAGAACATGTGTTGATTCACGGATGTTTGAAATGAGAAATGCCTAAATTGACCGTCTGCACCCATGTTGAGAATTTGCGTTGTTTTCTGCAATATGCGTTTCCAACAGCAGCCATCACGTACATTTGTGAGGCTATGTGGCTTGGAAACGTTGTACGCCTCGTATAAGTTGAGTCGCCGCAGACAACACGTATAGTTTCACTGCCGCAGTCAGTTCCCGCTGCCGCCTTGTGCCGCCCCCAACATGCATTTCTCTAAATCTAGGAAGCTAAAATATGCACAAACGACGGATAAGTCGGGTTCGGAGTGAGAAAAGGATGAGCGCTGCGTGTCCAAGGGTGGCTAAGGAGGTGGGCCTAGCCATGTTTTGGGTTTAGCGCATCCGCCACTTTTTTTACTCAGCCACGCTCGTTCGCATGCCGCGACATTTGGTGTGTGATGCGTGGATCAATCCTTTCTGACCACATCTGTCACTCTTTCCTGCTTAAAACTTTCGTCTCTTCCTTCCTTCCTCTTACCCTTTGACCTTCTTGACTCCGCTCCTTTTACTCCAATTCACTCCGATTTACATCGCACGACTCGGTCAGGAGTAACGTCCGAGTAGTAAGCACGGCACAGCACAGCACAGCTCATCAACAGCCGACACGAAACATTACCCGTCTTTTGCCACAACGCGTCGCCGACGACAACATCTGTCTCTTTTCGAGTTGACGACGCAGTCACTCTTCCACTACATCTACATCTTCTTGTAATCACACACACAAAAAACCGCAAATATGTCTAAACCAGTACGTCTCACACACATCATCTCACCCCCTAATCACACTCACCCACCACGTACACCATACTAACACACAACCCCATAGGAAGGCGCACCACCAGCCTACCCCCAAAACCCC from Pyrenophora tritici-repentis strain M4 chromosome 1, whole genome shotgun sequence encodes the following:
- a CDS encoding GlcD, FAD-FMN-containing dehydrogenase — encoded protein: MRLADVAVSALAAASLSSAFEPPNFNVTEALSARGVNIKAVPGLADLVGQSSPKACSVACSALQIAFGNSSVLSEGTPTYDNFTSEYWAAQQVAVNPFCVFKPGNAVQVSAVVLLSRLTQCPFAVKGGGHAAFAGGSSIEGGITIALEKLNEKTLSSDKKIASIGPGNIWGDVYPWIEQYGLEVPGGRISSVGVSGLTLGGGISHYANARGWACDNVDSFDVVTASAIIVTASSTENPDLYWALRGGGNNFGIVTKLNMRTFVQGPMWGGQRAHTEDQWDKVYTAYYNYATNAGKDTKQAQIVSFALQNGMKIAAEDLEYSDPTPWPPVFDEWKAIPAIFDQTAVANMSTLANTLGAGAPNGIQETYWDRTFKVDKDIFKSFIDIFFDMLPVIEDAAGILPVLSFQAITVPAMQQMQQDGGNALGLNPDDGPIFIANLAIMWTNVADNKRIMSFSNSLYKRLVEEAAKKDLNSDYIYMNYASPYQDVIGSYGAANKQKLKDIANKYDPTGVFQKLQPGYFKLEGTPYGTFSA
- a CDS encoding RNA-binding protein (RRM domain); amino-acid sequence: MSRGGGTTLYVTGFGHGTRARDLAYEFERYGRLVRCDIPAPRSASSRLFAFVEYESRRDADDAYHEMHNKRIGRDDLLKIEASLAVLDDWARTPPSASWRFDSGRDRPRGERSERGGDRGDRSDRGDRADRGVRSPRRRSPSPRRERGASPRKDERRDRDYDRRDRDRSRSPIDGDREMKDVPVESPPPPVHEDLDVAE